From the genome of uncultured Methanobacterium sp.:
GGATTCACAAAGAGTGTAACTTTCTCCAGGGTGTAACCTTCACCCTCATCATCATTGTAGCGGGTTATTTTCTCCTTCACCGCCATGGCTTCCAGTTCACTGGTTTTGAAACTCCAGTCACCACCGAATTTAAGGGAGAATAATATCGGTATGAATGCATCCGGTTTAATCTGGAGGTCATTTATGGCTTTATTCTCAGCAAAATTAAAAGAAAGCTGTTTTTTTAGTTTATCAAAATTTAATTTATCATAATCGGTTAATTTACCGTAACCTGTTAATTTATCATATTCTTGAAATTCCACACCATCACCATTCTAATGATTTAAAATACAAATTAGCTAAACTAATTTTGCTATCATTCAAGCGCATTTTTCATAATACGCACACTTAGCGTAGATTATAAGCTCAATTTGATAAATAATTTAAACTAACTTATTACATAATTCAGCTAACTTTGATACATAATTGAAGCTCATTTTACTAATCATTTAAGCAAGATAATTATATCACAGTGTTAATCAATCCATTTAAAAAAAAACAAATAAAAAAACAGTATAAATCCTAGGGTCAGATTTTAACTGTTTTATAATTTATGAATGAGTATTTAATTATTTTATTTATTCTGGTGGTCCTGAATGGCCTTATCCACCACGTTAAGTATGGCTGGATCAAGGTCATCTTCTTCCCGTATAACCATTGGAATATTATCACAGTAAACTACTTCCAGGCCTGCTTTAAGAGCATCTTTGGTTGCCACATCCACTGCAGCGGCTTTTAGCTCTGTTAGCATAACATCTACTTCATTGATGTATTTTTCAATGTCTTTCTGGAGTAATGGCCTGTTGGAAAGGTAGGGAGTGGTTCCAACAACAGTACAGCCGTATTCTTCTTCCAGATGTTTTATCAGAACATCTTTAACGGAATCTGGAGCTGTGGTGGCAAACAAAACCAGTTTACCCTCCACGGAATCCAAGGGTTTGGGACGGAACACTGTGGGTATCACCGTGGCCTCAGGGTTGATTTCTTTTATAACCTTTTCAATGCGTTCCACTTTCTGTGGACTGGCCATTGGTTCTTCACACATGGTGATAACTGCCAGGTCTGCCATTTTAATCCGGAAAGGTCCGAAGAATCGCTCAATGTTAATCATGGGCTGGTTAGCTCCCACCAGTACAATGTGTCGGTCGGTTT
Proteins encoded in this window:
- a CDS encoding RimK/LysX family protein; its protein translation is MEFQEYDKLTGYGKLTDYDKLNFDKLKKQLSFNFAENKAINDLQIKPDAFIPILFSLKFGGDWSFKTSELEAMAVKEKITRYNDDEGEGYTLEKVTLFVNPMLISTEGKVLRLEKCGGKNERELVERPFRVKLDAEDIILAELNPKIMEISLKRIGGPLCFEGSAAYGVSHEMEHLAGCEHTGKFIWEFNYNLKL